A single window of Flavobacterium sp. 140616W15 DNA harbors:
- a CDS encoding serine hydrolase yields the protein MNYKLSLLSLFFSFSVAAQITNKEVDALVENTLKTFNVPGIAVAIIKDGKIVQAQGYGVKSILTKEKVDANTLFGIASNSKAFTSAALAILVDEGKIKWDDKVTKYLPNFKMYNEYVTQEFTIRDLLTHRSGLGLGAGDLMIWPDGSDFTVQDITQNLQYLKPVSGFRTKYDYDNLLYIVAGEIVHVVSGKSWGDFIEERIMKPLEMNHSAASFLRLKDSTNIIAPHVPIDGKLKVITRYKNQLFDAAAGIYSSVNDLSKWAIMQMNNGKYGPENKQLFSEKEHDEMWQLQTIIPVKPRAPYNTHFSGYGLGWFLSDVKGNKQVTHTGGLEGIVTQVTLIPELQLGIIVLTNQQSGAAFTAITNTIKDSYLGIKSEDYVALYSNRMKANVETADKVTDEVWAVVAKNKKDKVKTDFTKITGTYKDNWFGDVTITEKKGKIYFASKRSPQLVGEVFFYKDGNFVVKWDNAYFHADAHLFFKYDSNGKATNLKMQAISELTDFSYDFQDLDFSKVQ from the coding sequence ATGAATTATAAATTATCGCTTTTATCACTATTTTTTAGTTTTTCGGTTGCTGCACAAATCACCAATAAAGAAGTCGATGCATTAGTAGAAAATACTTTAAAAACATTTAATGTTCCCGGAATTGCTGTTGCCATTATTAAAGATGGAAAAATCGTTCAGGCACAAGGTTATGGTGTAAAATCTATCTTGACAAAAGAAAAAGTAGACGCTAATACATTATTCGGAATTGCTTCAAACAGTAAAGCTTTTACAAGTGCAGCCTTGGCTATCTTAGTTGATGAAGGCAAAATCAAATGGGATGATAAGGTGACAAAATACCTTCCAAATTTTAAAATGTACAATGAATATGTAACACAGGAATTTACGATTCGTGATTTACTAACTCACCGCAGCGGGTTAGGTCTTGGAGCGGGAGACTTAATGATATGGCCTGACGGAAGTGATTTTACAGTACAGGATATTACCCAAAACTTACAATATTTAAAACCTGTTTCGGGTTTTAGAACCAAATACGATTACGATAATTTATTATATATAGTTGCTGGTGAAATCGTTCATGTTGTTAGCGGAAAAAGCTGGGGCGATTTCATAGAAGAACGCATCATGAAACCACTAGAAATGAATCATAGTGCAGCATCTTTTTTACGCTTAAAAGACTCAACCAATATCATTGCACCACATGTACCTATAGATGGGAAACTAAAAGTAATCACCAGATATAAAAATCAACTATTTGATGCTGCTGCTGGTATTTATTCTAGCGTAAACGACTTGAGTAAATGGGCAATCATGCAAATGAACAATGGTAAATATGGTCCCGAAAACAAGCAATTATTCTCAGAAAAGGAACATGACGAAATGTGGCAATTGCAAACTATAATTCCAGTAAAACCTAGAGCACCATACAATACTCATTTTAGCGGATACGGTTTAGGCTGGTTTTTGAGCGATGTGAAAGGAAACAAACAAGTTACTCATACAGGTGGTCTAGAAGGAATCGTTACTCAGGTTACTTTAATTCCTGAACTACAATTAGGAATTATAGTCTTAACAAACCAGCAATCTGGCGCAGCATTTACTGCTATTACCAATACCATAAAAGATAGTTATTTAGGAATTAAATCTGAAGATTACGTTGCATTATACAGCAATCGTATGAAAGCCAATGTAGAAACAGCAGATAAAGTAACTGATGAAGTCTGGGCTGTTGTAGCAAAAAACAAGAAAGACAAAGTAAAAACTGATTTCACCAAAATCACTGGAACTTACAAAGACAATTGGTTTGGAGATGTAACGATAACTGAAAAAAAAGGGAAAATATATTTTGCATCAAAACGTTCTCCTCAATTGGTAGGTGAAGTATTCTTTTACAAAGATGGAAATTTTGTGGTAAAATGGGATAATGCTTATTTCCATGCCGATGCCCATTTATTTTTTAAATATGACTCTAATGGAAAAGCTACTAACTTAAAGATGCAAGCAATTTCTGAACTAACCGATTTTAGTTACGATTTCCAAGATTTGGATTTCAGTAAAGTTCAGTAA
- a CDS encoding GNAT family N-acetyltransferase — protein MKNYTVKLYQEADYIKWNDFVSQAKNATFLFHRDFMEYHKDRFKDFSLLVYENEKLVSVLPANRVNNVVYSHQGLTYGGLVYDEKIKLVSVIEIFKSILIFLNEMAVVKLHLKTLPAIYHLKPSEEIQYALFLAEAKLVRRDSLSVLNLFQENKISKVRRRGIQKAVFNDLVIKEEDDFEDFWNKVLIPNLDKKHQAKPVHTLEEIQLLKKIFPDNIRQFNVYQNDKIIAGTSVFESKNVAHCQYISKNENQDNLGSLDFLFEFLIKKVFSEKQFFDFGISNEERGKKLNEGLSYWKESFGASTIVHDFYEVETINYGLLNNVLL, from the coding sequence GTGAAAAACTACACCGTAAAGTTATATCAGGAAGCAGATTACATAAAATGGAATGACTTTGTTAGTCAAGCTAAAAATGCTACTTTTTTGTTTCATCGTGATTTTATGGAATATCATAAAGACCGATTTAAAGATTTCTCTTTATTGGTTTATGAGAATGAAAAATTAGTTTCGGTTTTACCTGCAAATAGAGTTAATAATGTAGTGTATTCACATCAGGGACTGACTTATGGAGGTTTGGTTTATGATGAAAAAATAAAATTGGTTTCGGTTATTGAAATCTTTAAAAGTATTTTAATTTTTTTAAACGAGATGGCTGTTGTAAAATTACATTTGAAGACGCTGCCAGCAATTTATCATTTAAAACCTAGTGAAGAAATTCAATATGCTTTGTTTTTAGCTGAAGCAAAATTGGTTCGGCGGGATTCGTTGTCAGTTTTGAATTTATTTCAGGAAAACAAGATATCAAAAGTTAGGAGAAGAGGGATTCAAAAGGCTGTTTTTAATGATTTAGTTATCAAAGAAGAAGATGATTTTGAAGACTTTTGGAACAAAGTTCTGATCCCGAATTTGGATAAAAAGCATCAAGCTAAGCCAGTTCATACTTTAGAAGAAATACAGTTACTAAAAAAAATCTTTCCAGATAATATTCGCCAGTTTAATGTGTATCAGAATGATAAAATAATAGCAGGAACATCAGTTTTTGAAAGTAAGAATGTAGCACATTGCCAGTATATTTCTAAAAATGAAAATCAGGATAATTTAGGGAGCTTGGATTTTTTGTTTGAGTTCCTGATAAAGAAAGTATTTAGCGAAAAACAATTTTTTGATTTTGGAATATCTAATGAAGAACGAGGGAAAAAGCTAAATGAAGGGTTATCATATTGGAAAGAAAGCTTTGGGGCGAGTACAATTGTCCATGATTTTTACGAAGTAGAAACAATAAATTACGGTTTATTAAATAATGTTTTATTATGA
- a CDS encoding RNA methyltransferase codes for MKQITSIQNPFIKSLVLLQEKAKARKQTGTFLIEGKREISLAIKGGYEIETILFLPELISENEINKLTSKQVNLIEINKEVFQKLAYRDTTEGVLAIAKTKSLQLSDLKLSDNPLILVAEAPEKPGNIGALLRTADAANLTAVIIANPKSDLYNPNIVRSSVGCLFTNQIATGTTNEIIAFLKENKIDFYCATLQNSTSYHTQNFTTPTALVVGTEATGLTQEWRDAATQNIIIPMEGEIDSMNVSVAAAILIFEAKRQRGFNKL; via the coding sequence TTGAAACAAATTACTTCAATACAAAATCCATTCATAAAATCATTAGTGTTATTGCAAGAAAAAGCAAAAGCACGGAAGCAAACTGGAACGTTTTTAATTGAAGGGAAACGTGAAATTTCATTAGCCATAAAAGGGGGATACGAAATAGAAACGATTTTATTTTTACCCGAATTAATTTCTGAAAATGAAATCAATAAATTAACTAGCAAACAAGTTAATTTAATCGAAATAAATAAAGAAGTCTTTCAAAAACTAGCGTATCGCGATACCACCGAAGGTGTTTTGGCTATAGCCAAAACCAAATCATTACAATTATCGGATTTAAAACTATCTGATAATCCATTGATTCTTGTTGCCGAAGCTCCAGAGAAACCAGGAAATATTGGTGCATTATTGCGTACTGCCGATGCTGCCAATTTAACTGCAGTAATTATTGCCAATCCTAAAAGTGATTTATACAATCCAAATATTGTTCGCTCAAGTGTAGGTTGCTTATTTACCAACCAAATTGCAACAGGAACAACTAACGAAATTATTGCTTTTTTAAAAGAAAATAAAATTGATTTTTACTGCGCCACACTTCAAAACTCAACTTCCTATCATACACAGAACTTTACTACTCCAACTGCCTTAGTTGTAGGTACAGAAGCCACAGGACTAACACAAGAATGGAGAGATGCCGCAACTCAAAATATTATCATACCAATGGAAGGCGAAATTGACAGCATGAATGTATCAGTTGCAGCTGCCATATTAATTTTTGAAGCAAAAAGACAACGAGGTTTTAATAAATTATAA
- a CDS encoding lipopolysaccharide biosynthesis protein, translating into MHNTSLKSIAIKGIIWSVVDKFAVQFGQFIVGIVLARILLPEDFGLIGMLAIFIALSQTFIESGLGTGLIQRQDRSEIDFSTLFVFNLVVSSFFYLVLFFSAPFISSFFEQRQLTDLARILGLILFLNAFAIVQRTKLTIAIDFKSIAKSNVIGMITGGLCGVIAAINGYGVWALVIQMLIGSFASSVSLWLLSNWTPSIAFSKKSFKSLFGYGSKLLMAGLYAQALNNVYNICLGKLYPTATLGYYTRAKSFADISAGTIVSVLQQATFPILTTVQHDKEKLVSIFRRMIRMSAFLIIPIMTLIALLAKPIVILLLTEKWNAVIPLLQWIVFARVFLPMSSVNLNLLNAIGRSDLYLKVDLFKLPMTVLAMVITIPLGVKAIVIGHVVTSAIFFIINAYVPGKLYGYGPINQLKDMFPIFIATMGMAFVVFVISSFMENLILQLFIGVIFGVVTYLFICWLLKLEELKEVWELFLKFKKRTLFTK; encoded by the coding sequence ATGCATAATACTTCTCTAAAGTCAATCGCAATAAAAGGAATCATTTGGTCAGTAGTTGATAAATTTGCTGTTCAGTTTGGTCAATTCATTGTAGGTATAGTACTTGCTCGAATTTTGCTACCAGAAGATTTTGGATTAATAGGAATGTTAGCTATTTTTATAGCCTTGTCACAAACTTTTATCGAAAGTGGATTAGGTACAGGGTTGATTCAGCGTCAAGATAGGTCAGAGATTGACTTTTCAACTTTATTTGTATTCAATTTAGTTGTAAGCAGTTTTTTTTATTTAGTACTGTTTTTCTCAGCACCTTTTATTTCTTCTTTTTTTGAGCAACGTCAGTTAACTGATTTGGCAAGAATCTTGGGTTTAATTTTGTTTTTAAATGCTTTCGCAATAGTTCAACGAACTAAACTAACAATTGCGATCGATTTCAAATCTATAGCAAAAAGTAATGTAATTGGAATGATTACTGGTGGATTATGTGGAGTAATAGCAGCTATAAATGGATATGGAGTTTGGGCGTTGGTTATTCAAATGCTCATTGGGTCTTTTGCTTCGTCTGTGTCTTTATGGCTTTTAAGTAATTGGACCCCTTCTATTGCTTTTTCAAAAAAATCATTTAAATCATTATTTGGTTATGGCTCAAAGCTGTTAATGGCTGGTTTGTATGCCCAAGCTTTAAATAATGTGTATAATATTTGTTTAGGAAAACTTTATCCAACTGCTACATTAGGATATTACACGAGAGCCAAGAGTTTTGCTGATATATCTGCAGGTACAATTGTAAGTGTTTTACAACAAGCTACATTCCCAATTCTTACAACTGTACAACATGATAAAGAGAAATTAGTCTCTATATTCAGACGTATGATTCGTATGTCGGCTTTTCTGATTATTCCGATTATGACACTTATTGCTTTACTAGCAAAACCAATTGTTATACTATTGCTTACAGAAAAATGGAATGCTGTAATTCCACTTTTGCAATGGATCGTTTTTGCACGTGTTTTTCTTCCAATGAGTAGTGTTAATTTGAATTTGTTAAATGCAATTGGTCGTTCAGATTTATACTTAAAAGTTGATTTATTCAAATTGCCTATGACGGTGTTAGCCATGGTAATTACAATTCCACTAGGTGTAAAAGCAATTGTAATTGGTCATGTTGTTACATCTGCCATATTTTTTATCATAAATGCATATGTACCAGGGAAGTTATATGGATATGGGCCAATAAATCAGTTGAAAGATATGTTCCCCATTTTTATAGCTACTATGGGAATGGCTTTTGTTGTATTTGTAATATCTAGTTTTATGGAAAATTTAATTTTACAGCTGTTCATTGGAGTTATATTTGGAGTAGTAACTTATCTATTTATTTGTTGGTTGCTAAAATTAGAGGAACTAAAAGAAGTTTGGGAGTTATTTTTGAAGTTTAAAAAAAGGACATTATTTACAAAATAG
- a CDS encoding DegT/DnrJ/EryC1/StrS aminotransferase family protein has protein sequence MISFLDLKKVNEPYKKAFQEKMEAVLDNGWYILGKEVKAFETSFAAYCDAKYCIGVGNGLDALVLIFKGYIQLGKLKRGDEVIVPANTYIASILAILQADLVPVLVEPKLETYNLNPDLIQSEITPKTKAILVVHLYGQLAEMDAINEIADVNNLLVVEDAAQSHGALLAKSKKSKVKSRNAQAYSFYPGKNLGALGDGGAITTNDAELAMILFSLRNYGSEVKYYNDFVGVNSRLDELQAAFLNVKLPNLDAENEQRRDIAKRYLAEIKNKKIVLPFWDFSNNHVFHLFVIRTQNRNDLQAYLLENGIQTMIHYPVPPYKQKAFPQWNDLSFPITEKTHSEVLSLPMSSVLTDVEVSHIVDILNQY, from the coding sequence ATGATTTCTTTTTTAGATTTGAAAAAAGTAAACGAGCCATACAAAAAAGCATTTCAGGAAAAAATGGAAGCAGTTTTGGATAATGGCTGGTATATTTTGGGAAAAGAAGTCAAAGCATTTGAGACATCATTCGCAGCGTATTGTGATGCAAAATATTGTATAGGAGTAGGAAATGGTTTGGATGCTTTAGTCCTGATTTTTAAGGGGTATATTCAGTTAGGAAAACTTAAAAGAGGAGATGAAGTTATTGTACCTGCAAATACATATATAGCTAGTATTTTAGCAATCCTGCAAGCTGATTTGGTTCCTGTTTTAGTTGAACCAAAGTTAGAAACGTATAATCTTAATCCAGATTTAATCCAAAGTGAAATTACACCAAAAACTAAAGCAATTTTAGTAGTTCATCTATACGGACAATTGGCAGAAATGGATGCCATAAATGAAATTGCTGATGTAAATAATCTTTTAGTTGTTGAAGACGCAGCACAATCTCACGGTGCTTTATTAGCAAAAAGCAAAAAGTCAAAAGTCAAAAGTAGGAATGCACAAGCATATAGTTTTTATCCAGGAAAAAATTTAGGTGCTTTGGGAGATGGTGGAGCAATTACAACGAATGATGCTGAATTGGCTATGATTTTATTTTCGCTTCGAAATTATGGTTCAGAAGTAAAATATTATAATGATTTTGTGGGTGTGAATTCGAGATTAGACGAATTACAAGCTGCATTTCTGAATGTGAAATTACCAAATTTAGATGCTGAAAATGAGCAACGAAGAGATATTGCTAAAAGATATTTAGCTGAAATAAAAAACAAAAAAATAGTATTACCATTTTGGGATTTTTCAAATAATCATGTATTTCATTTATTCGTTATTCGAACTCAAAACAGGAATGATTTGCAGGCATATTTATTAGAGAATGGTATTCAAACAATGATTCATTATCCTGTTCCTCCATATAAGCAAAAAGCATTTCCTCAATGGAATGATTTGTCTTTTCCGATTACTGAAAAAACACATAGCGAGGTTTTGAGTTTGCCAATGAGTTCTGTTTTAACGGATGTAGAAGTAAGTCATATAGTTGATATTTTAAACCAATATTAA
- a CDS encoding CDP-glycerol glycerophosphotransferase family protein: MDFTKRHELKLSIKRYVPEKIWISFIKIYNFTHLRDLYNWYLIKEAPDRHRKALEIVRKKEKIRVAFFLTHESVWKYEVLFDLMLQHPRFEPQIFVCPVVNFGNENMLFEMNKAYNTFKNRGYDVVRTYDTTTGEYLDIKKTFSPDIIFFTNPYQSLVDYRYYIKEFSKTLTCYVPYSIPTVSYAFTYDLNFHNLIWKIFSETNIHQKMASEKQRNKAINRILTGYPGFDPLLINKRPKEVWKNKNPALKRIIWTPHHLMNELSKVSNFLEYYDFFLELAINYKDKIQIAFNPHPLLRVKLENDPNWGKEKTNNYFDKWINLENGQFGDGYYIDLFLTSDALIHDSGSFMAEYLITGKPSLFMIRDESIMGYWNTFGDEAMAAHYQSRNKKQVIDFIENVVLNENDWMKDTRYDFVQNTLIPKNSSTASENIMKYLENELFELEYN, encoded by the coding sequence ATGGATTTTACAAAAAGACATGAACTTAAATTAAGTATTAAACGATATGTACCAGAAAAAATATGGATTTCGTTTATTAAGATTTATAATTTTACACATTTAAGGGATTTATACAATTGGTATTTAATTAAAGAAGCACCTGATAGACATAGAAAAGCGCTTGAAATTGTTAGAAAAAAAGAAAAAATAAGAGTAGCTTTCTTTTTGACGCACGAATCAGTCTGGAAATATGAAGTATTATTTGATTTAATGTTACAGCATCCCAGATTTGAACCTCAAATATTTGTTTGTCCTGTTGTAAATTTTGGGAATGAAAATATGCTTTTCGAAATGAATAAAGCTTATAATACTTTTAAAAATAGAGGATATGATGTTGTAAGAACCTATGATACCACTACAGGAGAATATTTAGATATAAAAAAGACATTTTCACCAGATATTATTTTTTTTACCAATCCATATCAAAGTTTAGTCGATTATAGATATTATATAAAGGAGTTTTCAAAAACTTTAACCTGTTATGTGCCTTATAGTATTCCGACGGTTAGTTATGCGTTTACCTATGATCTGAATTTTCATAATTTAATTTGGAAAATTTTTTCAGAAACGAATATTCATCAAAAAATGGCGTCCGAAAAACAAAGGAATAAAGCCATAAATAGGATTTTAACTGGCTACCCGGGATTCGACCCGCTTTTGATAAATAAACGGCCAAAAGAAGTTTGGAAAAATAAGAATCCCGCCTTAAAAAGAATTATATGGACACCACATCATTTAATGAACGAGTTAAGTAAAGTATCTAATTTTCTGGAGTACTATGATTTCTTTTTAGAATTGGCGATTAATTATAAGGATAAAATACAAATTGCATTCAATCCGCATCCTTTATTAAGAGTTAAATTGGAAAATGACCCAAATTGGGGTAAAGAAAAAACCAACAATTACTTCGATAAATGGATAAATCTCGAAAATGGTCAGTTTGGAGATGGTTATTATATTGATCTTTTTTTGACATCAGATGCACTAATACATGATAGTGGTTCATTTATGGCAGAATATCTTATTACTGGAAAGCCATCTCTTTTTATGATTCGGGATGAATCAATTATGGGCTATTGGAATACTTTTGGTGATGAAGCGATGGCAGCACATTATCAGTCGAGAAACAAAAAGCAAGTAATTGATTTTATTGAGAATGTTGTTCTTAATGAGAATGATTGGATGAAAGATACGCGTTATGATTTTGTGCAAAATACTCTAATTCCGAAAAACAGTTCAACTGCTTCCGAAAACATTATGAAATATCTCGAAAATGAGCTTTTTGAATTAGAATATAATTAA
- a CDS encoding bifunctional (p)ppGpp synthetase/guanosine-3',5'-bis(diphosphate) 3'-pyrophosphohydrolase, protein MTEIDIEKENKAIAQEYKELLRISYQTLSPTDKKLIRKAFDVAVDAHKEQRRKSGEAYIFHPIAVAKIVASEIGLGATSIAAALLHDVVEDTPLTVQDIERLFNPKVAQLVEGLTKISMVQRDLNASMQAENFRKMILTLNDDVRVILIKLADRLHNMQTMDSMAEYKQTKIASETLYIYAPLAHRLGLYNIKTKLEDLGLKYTEPEVYNDIVSKIRETKEEQDAYIKDISDVLKKSLDEEGIEYIIKGRPKSIYSIRRKMRAQNVSFDEVYDKFAIRIVYKSNPHDEKFLAWKIYSIVTDHYRPSPSRLRDWISSPKSTGYEALHITVMGPKGRWIEVQVRSERMDEIAEKGYAAHYKYKNGATEESGLDVWLNLLREALENSETNAVDFVEDFKMNLYSKEIFVFTPKGEIKSLPKGATSLDFAFSIHSEIGIKTRGTRVNGRLVPLNYELKSGDQVEVITSQNQKPTINWLDYVTTSRAKTKIKNVLNENTKKIAEEGKELLTRKLKHLKITINEQVINELVNFFKLKTSLDLFYRVGIGAIENQQLKDYAAQKSNTFINFFKNKIKRNSSTTTADTDIHKPVISSNYDMLVFGTEHDKLDYKLSPCCNPIPGDDVFGFVTINEGIKVHKKDCPNAIGMQSNYAYRIMTAKWIDSSQEEFKAVINITGMDVLGLTNQLTKVISNNMNVNIQSISLSTDAGIFHGQIAVIVRNNSILKKMINNIKKIDGVEKVTREYRT, encoded by the coding sequence ATGACAGAGATAGATATCGAAAAAGAGAATAAAGCAATTGCGCAGGAATACAAAGAATTACTTCGAATTAGTTACCAGACTTTAAGTCCTACAGACAAAAAATTAATTCGGAAAGCTTTTGATGTTGCTGTTGATGCTCATAAAGAACAAAGACGAAAATCAGGTGAAGCTTACATCTTCCACCCTATTGCTGTCGCAAAAATCGTTGCTTCTGAAATAGGATTGGGAGCTACCTCAATTGCTGCTGCCTTATTGCATGATGTTGTCGAAGATACTCCTCTGACAGTTCAGGATATTGAGCGTTTATTTAATCCAAAAGTAGCACAACTTGTAGAAGGATTAACTAAAATTTCGATGGTCCAGAGAGATCTAAATGCATCAATGCAAGCGGAAAATTTCCGTAAAATGATCCTTACCTTAAATGATGATGTTCGTGTAATTTTGATAAAATTAGCCGACCGTTTGCATAATATGCAAACGATGGACTCAATGGCCGAATACAAACAAACCAAAATTGCATCAGAAACTTTATACATTTATGCACCACTAGCTCACCGCTTAGGGCTGTATAACATAAAGACTAAACTAGAAGATTTAGGATTAAAATATACGGAACCAGAAGTTTATAATGATATCGTAAGTAAAATTCGAGAAACTAAAGAAGAACAAGATGCTTACATCAAAGATATTTCGGATGTGCTAAAGAAATCTTTGGACGAAGAAGGAATTGAGTACATAATAAAAGGGCGTCCGAAATCTATTTATTCAATCCGAAGAAAAATGCGTGCACAAAACGTAAGCTTTGATGAAGTTTACGATAAGTTTGCCATTCGAATTGTATATAAATCCAATCCACATGACGAAAAGTTTCTGGCTTGGAAAATATACTCTATCGTAACCGACCATTACCGACCAAGCCCAAGCCGTTTGCGTGATTGGATTTCATCACCAAAATCTACTGGTTACGAGGCTTTACACATAACTGTTATGGGACCAAAAGGTCGCTGGATCGAGGTACAAGTGCGAAGTGAGCGTATGGATGAAATCGCCGAGAAGGGATATGCGGCACATTACAAATATAAAAACGGAGCCACCGAAGAAAGTGGTCTTGATGTTTGGCTAAACCTGCTTCGTGAAGCTTTAGAAAACTCAGAAACAAATGCAGTAGATTTTGTTGAAGATTTTAAAATGAATTTATATTCAAAAGAAATCTTTGTATTTACTCCGAAAGGGGAAATAAAATCGCTTCCAAAAGGAGCAACTTCATTAGATTTTGCTTTTAGCATTCACTCCGAAATAGGAATAAAAACTCGTGGGACACGTGTAAACGGACGATTAGTACCTCTTAACTACGAATTAAAAAGTGGAGATCAGGTTGAAGTAATCACTTCTCAAAACCAAAAACCAACCATAAACTGGTTGGATTATGTAACCACATCCCGAGCGAAAACCAAAATTAAAAACGTTTTAAACGAAAATACCAAAAAGATTGCCGAGGAAGGAAAAGAACTACTTACGCGTAAACTAAAACACTTAAAAATAACTATTAACGAACAAGTTATAAACGAGTTAGTTAATTTCTTTAAACTTAAAACGAGTTTAGACTTATTTTATAGAGTTGGAATTGGCGCAATCGAAAATCAGCAATTAAAAGACTATGCTGCTCAAAAAAGCAATACGTTTATTAATTTCTTCAAAAACAAAATAAAACGCAACAGCAGTACTACCACTGCCGATACAGATATTCACAAACCTGTAATTAGTAGTAATTATGACATGTTGGTTTTTGGAACAGAACATGATAAACTTGATTACAAATTATCACCATGTTGTAACCCAATTCCTGGTGATGATGTTTTCGGATTTGTAACGATAAATGAAGGGATAAAAGTTCACAAAAAAGATTGTCCTAATGCTATTGGCATGCAATCAAACTACGCCTATAGAATTATGACCGCCAAATGGATTGACTCTTCACAAGAGGAATTCAAAGCAGTTATAAATATTACAGGAATGGACGTTTTGGGACTAACCAATCAACTAACCAAAGTAATTTCTAATAACATGAACGTAAATATCCAAAGCATCTCATTGAGTACTGATGCAGGGATTTTTCATGGCCAGATTGCCGTAATTGTACGAAACAACTCAATACTTAAGAAAATGATTAACAATATCAAAAAAATTGATGGAGTTGAGAAAGTAACCAGAGAATACAGAACGTAA
- a CDS encoding trimeric intracellular cation channel family protein, with product MFSLLDIIGTMAFAMSGALTAMNKRLDPFGVFIIAFVTAVGGGTVRDVLIGRTPVGWMLDLKYVYVIILGFILSVIFRKKFDKLRTSLFLFDTIGLGVFTLIGLERGILTGLHPIICIALGTMTACFGGVTRDILCNEIPVIFRREIYATICILGGIVFFVLKEWNLNDDILYLVTCIVIILVRLMAVKYKWYLPALEHKR from the coding sequence ATGTTTAGCTTATTAGATATCATTGGGACGATGGCATTTGCAATGTCGGGTGCGTTGACCGCAATGAATAAACGATTGGATCCATTTGGGGTTTTTATAATTGCCTTTGTTACTGCAGTAGGTGGAGGAACGGTGCGTGATGTTTTAATTGGCAGAACACCAGTAGGATGGATGCTTGATCTGAAATATGTTTATGTTATTATTTTAGGATTTATTTTATCTGTTATCTTCAGAAAAAAATTCGATAAACTAAGAACTTCTTTGTTTTTATTTGATACTATTGGTCTTGGTGTTTTTACGTTAATAGGACTTGAAAGGGGAATACTTACTGGTTTGCATCCTATAATTTGTATTGCATTAGGCACCATGACTGCCTGTTTTGGAGGTGTTACTCGAGATATTTTGTGTAATGAAATTCCTGTAATTTTTAGAAGAGAAATTTATGCTACGATTTGTATTCTAGGAGGGATTGTCTTTTTTGTATTAAAAGAATGGAATTTAAATGATGATATTTTGTATCTCGTAACTTGTATTGTTATAATTTTAGTTCGATTAATGGCAGTAAAATATAAATGGTATCTACCAGCATTAGAGCATAAACGATAA
- a CDS encoding glycosyltransferase — protein MTLKFYIENKNYKSIYQPSLKSPKPSKEFNWFYDYFKKSHIKIHKYIMNNFDGLIATDFDYVDATKNYPIFSGFIPYPIVHTKLTFNELIIQDKIIIFLGINKYSYSQKGISYFEKALKIIKEKYPDKVEIIITNTIPYPVYIDLYNKAHILLDQAYSRDQGYNALEAMAKGKVVFTGAEKEFMEYYNISEKVCINAIPDVDYLVNELSFLIENPEEIIAIGKRARAFVEREHDYLKIAKKYLEVWKSN, from the coding sequence ATGACTCTTAAATTTTATATTGAAAACAAAAACTATAAATCCATTTATCAGCCCTCTCTAAAAAGCCCAAAACCTTCAAAAGAATTTAACTGGTTTTATGATTATTTTAAAAAATCACATATCAAAATTCATAAATACATTATGAATAATTTTGATGGATTGATTGCTACTGATTTTGACTATGTAGATGCTACAAAAAACTATCCGATCTTTTCTGGTTTTATCCCCTATCCAATAGTACATACCAAACTAACTTTTAATGAATTAATCATTCAAGATAAAATAATTATTTTTTTAGGCATTAACAAATACAGCTATAGTCAAAAGGGGATATCTTATTTTGAAAAAGCATTAAAAATCATTAAAGAAAAATACCCCGATAAAGTAGAAATTATAATTACCAATACAATCCCATATCCTGTTTATATTGATTTATACAACAAAGCTCATATTCTTCTAGATCAAGCTTATAGCCGAGATCAAGGCTATAATGCACTTGAAGCAATGGCAAAAGGAAAAGTTGTTTTTACAGGAGCAGAAAAAGAATTTATGGAATACTATAATATCTCTGAAAAGGTATGCATAAATGCAATTCCAGATGTTGATTATTTAGTAAATGAATTATCTTTTTTAATTGAAAATCCTGAAGAAATCATTGCGATTGGAAAACGAGCAAGAGCATTTGTAGAAAGAGAACATGATTATCTCAAAATTGCTAAAAAATATCTAGAAGTTTGGAAAAGCAATTAA